Proteins from a genomic interval of Phlebotomus papatasi isolate M1 chromosome 3, Ppap_2.1, whole genome shotgun sequence:
- the LOC129807132 gene encoding insulin-like growth factor II isoform X1 has product MNSRCGCPDPKRRVDLERMMVSQWQSVLHIFSVSGILLMILLTIMVQESEGRARKSCGSDLADRIATVCNGEYNELYWSDSDSHTRVRRGIVDECCKNRCSDSRLRSQYCQTKDDSARVADDSSVYVSKEEHPPEELKKSLDEPIIPHSRLSPTPEIGTVAPEYNLRGMIPPQYRTQDIRFH; this is encoded by the exons TAGATCTGGAGAGAATGATGGTGTCCCAGTGGCAGAGTGTCCTACATATTTTCAGTGTTTCTGGTATCCTTCTTATGATATTGCTTACAATCATGGTGCAGGAATCTGAGGGCAGAGCGCGTAAATCCTGTGGTTCAGATTTGGCCGATCGAATAGCCACAGTCTGTAATGGGGAATACAATGAACTCTATTGGAGTGATAGTG ATTCACATACGAGAGTACGAAGAGGGATTGTGGATGAGTGCTGCAAGAATAGATGTTCAGACTCGAGGCTCAGGAGTCAATATTGTCAGACCAAAGACGATTCAGCCAGGGTGGCCGATGATTCCAGTGTTTACGTATCTAAAGAGGAACATCCACCGGAGGAGCTGAAGAAGAGTCTCGATGAACCCATCATCCCACACTCGAGACTGTCGCCGACGCCGGAAATTGGCACTGTTGCCCCAGAATATAATCTGAGAGGAATGATACCACCGCAGTACAGAACACAAGACATCCGTTtccattaa
- the LOC129807132 gene encoding insulin-like growth factor II isoform X2 gives MMVSQWQSVLHIFSVSGILLMILLTIMVQESEGRARKSCGSDLADRIATVCNGEYNELYWSDSDSHTRVRRGIVDECCKNRCSDSRLRSQYCQTKDDSARVADDSSVYVSKEEHPPEELKKSLDEPIIPHSRLSPTPEIGTVAPEYNLRGMIPPQYRTQDIRFH, from the exons ATGATGGTGTCCCAGTGGCAGAGTGTCCTACATATTTTCAGTGTTTCTGGTATCCTTCTTATGATATTGCTTACAATCATGGTGCAGGAATCTGAGGGCAGAGCGCGTAAATCCTGTGGTTCAGATTTGGCCGATCGAATAGCCACAGTCTGTAATGGGGAATACAATGAACTCTATTGGAGTGATAGTG ATTCACATACGAGAGTACGAAGAGGGATTGTGGATGAGTGCTGCAAGAATAGATGTTCAGACTCGAGGCTCAGGAGTCAATATTGTCAGACCAAAGACGATTCAGCCAGGGTGGCCGATGATTCCAGTGTTTACGTATCTAAAGAGGAACATCCACCGGAGGAGCTGAAGAAGAGTCTCGATGAACCCATCATCCCACACTCGAGACTGTCGCCGACGCCGGAAATTGGCACTGTTGCCCCAGAATATAATCTGAGAGGAATGATACCACCGCAGTACAGAACACAAGACATCCGTTtccattaa